CATGGAGCTTCCATTCGGGCTTGTCCTGAGCCCCTGGCACCTGCACCCTCACTGTCACGGGACCCTTGTTCTTCGCCAGGAACTCTGCCTCGGGGATCAGGCTCTCCTCTGTTTTGGTCTTCTTGCTTGGTGGTTCGTCATCCACCGGGAGGCTTGGAGGCAGCTCTGGTGGCAACGGCGCCATGGCCGGTGGAGGCATTGCAAACGGCATTGGCGGAGGCCCGCCCTGTGCCATCGCTAGCATTCCCGGCGGCGCCCTCATATGGGGTGCCATCAAGATTCCTTGTGGGGTGGCCAACATTGGACGTGGTGGCGCTGGAACGGGTGCATGTGCCATGACGGGTGCCATCTGAGTCCGCAGAGCTGCTGGTGGCAGCAGCGTGGGCTGTGGTGTAGATTTTGGTGGGGCTGGAGGGGGCTGCTTTGGCGGTGGCGGTCTTGGTGCGCTCACTGGTGGAGCAGCTGTCACTGGAGGCGGTGGAGGGAGGCTGGCTGGTGGGAGTGGCGGCATAATCTGGGAGCCATGTTGTGGCTTGGCAGGCCCGATCCGCTCCTTTTCTTCGTCGGGAAGGAGGCCCTTGATCTTGTGGATCTGCTGGATTTGCTCCTCGATGGTGATGTTGGCACGGGCAGCACGTGTCGCTGCCTCCATGCTGGCCGTGTGGCCGTCCCAAGTCACCTGTGGAGAAAAAGAACCCCTGTCATGGATGCACAACAGGATTTGGCAGGTGGTGGACATGCAAAAGATAATGCTCGCTCAAATTACTTTTGAGGCCCTGTTAGGAACACACCCTAATTAGATTACATAAAATTGAATAgtaatggaggcaaaattctagaggcccgtttactgtgcgatgtcagtgctcgttaaagaaccccaggtggtcgaaattccggagcccttcactacggcgtcccttacagccagagtcgctttggaatACTAAACCCCCTTAAACATTAAAAATAAAGTTTTAATTGTACTATTCACTTGCGACCATACTATCCACGGGTGAATGCTCCTGCGCCTTCTAAAACTTCTCGCCCTCTTTCCCATGATCATCCAAGACTACTGAAGGTTCCTTCGCAATTTTCCCTCTATGAGTTCCTTAAAATTATAAATGGCACTCTTTGCAGACCCCAGAACTCGTAATAGTAAACAAGTGTAAGAGGCACATCAGGCAACGCACCTTCTCCTGCGGTCTTCTGTCCTCCTCTCCTATCTTCTTACCAATGGCTGTCTCCTCATCGCCAAAACCGAAGATATCTGTACGGCGCTCGGCAAACTGTTTCAGGCTGCTCTCGATGGCCGATCCGGGCGCAAAAACTTCGTCCTGCTGCATCTTCTCCTGAAGAGCGCGGTCGCGCTGCTCAACCCAGCGGGGGTCCAGCAGACCGATGCGCATATGCTCCTGCATCTTGTCGGCAGGGATCTTCTCGCCCGTAATGGGTGAGATGAGGTACTGCTCGGCGGTTGGCTTGGCAGGCTTGCCGCCCTTCGGGTTGTAATCCTTGCGCACCACGACCTGCTCCGGGTTTGGAGGCAGTGGCGGCAGCTGCGGCGGGGCCTCCTTGGGGGGTTGCGGCGGAGGGCTCGGGGCCCTGGGCGGCGGGTTGGACGGCGCCCCCGccgcgttcgtcgtcgccgcagattCTTCCTCCTTGTCGCTGCCGGCCTCCTCGTCCGACTCGACCTCCATCTCGACCTCTTCGCCCTCCTCCTCCATCCTTTGCTGCGCCAGCACCCGCGACCCCACATCGTCCGGGCTGGTGGGCGGCGGGAACAAGCCCTGCTCGTTGGGCTGGTAGTCGACCGTCTCGACCACCACGAAGTCGTGCCAGTCGATCTGCGCGTACTGAACCCGTTCCCGCTcggcctcctcctcttccttgcgcCTCTGCGCCTCCTGCAGCTTGGTCCATTCGACGCGGTAGCGCACCTGGTCCAGGATCACCTTGGGGTCCTCGGACTCGCGCTTCAGCTTCGCCATCAGGTCCTTGCCCGGCACCAGGATCTTGGTGTACTGCTCCAGCAGCTTCATGAAGTAGTTGAACAGGCTGTGCTGGGGCCTCAGAAAGTCGAACTGGTAGTTGCGCTGCTCGCGGTTCATCAGGTTGGTGAGGAACTGCCGCCCGTTGCGAGCCACGAACTGTGCCGTCAGCTTGACGATGTCCAGATCCAGCGCAGAGATGGACGGCGGGTCGGCGACGAACTCGAACTCAGGTGGCGGCTCCTTGGGCACGATAGGCTGCTCGACGATCTTGGAGATCTCCTGTTTGGCCGATGTCGccgactgctgctgctggcccGGCTTGGTCGGCGTCGGGGCGATCGCCAGCTCGGGCTGTATCTTGCCTTCCTTCGCCTCTTTGACCTTGTGCTGGTAGTAGGCATTGTACGGGTCTCCCTggttcaagaagttgaacttggCGTTGTTGATCTCGTTCTGGCGAATACGCGCCTCGAACTCGGGACCGTTGCGCGCCacgaacgtggcggtcttgtcgACGATGTTTCGCAGCTCCGGCGGTGGGTAGATTATGCCGATCGTCGGCTTGGCAGGAGCCGGCGGTGGCTCGGGCGCTGCCGGTGGTGGtgcgggctgctgctgctgctgctgctggtctttCGGCGGCGCGGCGGAGTCGGCAACGGCAGCGGTGGGAGCGCCCGCTGTCTCCGACGTTGCTGACGACTCGTCTTCTTTGGGTGCCGATTCCTCCATCGGAGGAGGCAGCACGACCGCGTCCTCCACGGTCGGCGGCATTGTGGTTTCTCGGGCCTTAGCTTCGCCTTCAAGCCGTTTCTCTTCGCTTGCGGCGCAACGCAAAACACGAGAAACGGCAAATGGCGTCGTCAAGGGTTAAAGCGACTCAATGGATTACAATCTACGACGACGACAAGCGGTCACGTTTCAGCGTGACAGGTAGCGCCCCCATTTAACACAAGCGGAaacacaaaattaaaaataaacagaaacacACACAAATAAACAGTAAGAGA
This region of Amblyomma americanum isolate KBUSLIRL-KWMA chromosome 5, ASM5285725v1, whole genome shotgun sequence genomic DNA includes:
- the Sf3a1 gene encoding splicing factor 3a subunit 1 codes for the protein MPPTVEDAVVLPPPMEESAPKEDESSATSETAGAPTAAVADSAAPPKDQQQQQQQPAPPPAAPEPPPAPAKPTIGIIYPPPELRNIVDKTATFVARNGPEFEARIRQNEINNAKFNFLNQGDPYNAYYQHKVKEAKEGKIQPELAIAPTPTKPGQQQQSATSAKQEISKIVEQPIVPKEPPPEFEFVADPPSISALDLDIVKLTAQFVARNGRQFLTNLMNREQRNYQFDFLRPQHSLFNYFMKLLEQYTKILVPGKDLMAKLKRESEDPKVILDQVRYRVEWTKLQEAQRRKEEEEAERERVQYAQIDWHDFVVVETVDYQPNEQGLFPPPTSPDDVGSRVLAQQRMEEEGEEVEMEVESDEEAGSDKEEESAATTNAAGAPSNPPPRAPSPPPQPPKEAPPQLPPLPPNPEQVVVRKDYNPKGGKPAKPTAEQYLISPITGEKIPADKMQEHMRIGLLDPRWVEQRDRALQEKMQQDEVFAPGSAIESSLKQFAERRTDIFGFGDEETAIGKKIGEEDRRPQEKVTWDGHTASMEAATRAARANITIEEQIQQIHKIKGLLPDEEKERIGPAKPQHGSQIMPPLPPASLPPPPPVTAAPPVSAPRPPPPKQPPPAPPKSTPQPTLLPPAALRTQMAPVMAHAPVPAPPRPMLATPQGILMAPHMRAPPGMLAMAQGGPPPMPFAMPPPAMAPLPPELPPSLPVDDEPPSKKTKTEESLIPEAEFLAKNKGPVTVRVQVPGAQDKPEWKLHGQTLTITLPLTDTVSVLKAKLHEELGMPPGKQKLQYEGMFVKDSNTLAFYNLGQNATVMLQVKERGGRKK